TTACAACCCATGCCATAAGAAACAATAAGCATCAACTAAAGAAAAGCATCCTTTATATGTTACATAGAAATATTAGATCATAAAGAACAGAACAAAATTAGAGTTTAACACACAAGAAGACACAATTAATCTCATCTCAGACCTCCGTCCCTCTCTCCCCCACTTTCTGTGTCCCTCTTGCACCATATAGAACCGTTCCTCCCAGAAGGCTAACGGCGGGCATGTCAAGCAAATTTGTTATTCAGTTGATCCAAATATAGTTCACCTTGATCCATCGTTTTAAAGATGTGAATTCATGTTATTCAGTTGTGCAAATTGATATGGAAGCCTAGTTATAACATCCGATTCTCTCGTACACATGTACACTTGAAGGCCAAactaaataaatatgaattcTGAGTATTCAAAAAATTTGCCGTGTCCTCCGAGTCATGTCCTGCTATAACAACTTATATGAATGCGTGATCCAATTCGGATGAGCAATAAATCCATCGCATCTAAGCTAAACAACTCTAAAAAGACAACCTGATGAATTACCTTCTTGTTCTTTATAGATGGATCTTGAGCCCTATTCACATTATCAGAACTCCAAACTGATTATATTTGCAAGTTTATCTACCGAATTCTACTTGTGAGTTTCATGCTCCCTAGGAACTCATACATGTTCAGTAACATCAAACATGTAGCTGAAATAACTAATAAAAAGAGGACAGATGAAGCCAACGAAGTGAATTTCTCATTGGCACACATGCAAAACCAACATCTGGGATTCTGGGTTTAGGAAACGAACGGAAAGGCAAGAATATAATACATGAATCAGAAACATTACAACACCAGTTAGAGAAGAAGGCAGAGGGTATGTGGGAATTGAGAGATGGACCTTTTCTGGTCGTCATGACGGCGACAGACGAAGAAAGAAGGATGGAAGCGGCATGAGGATGTGGTGTTGGAGGATGGACTGTAACTTTGTTTGCATCTCCTGCATATCTTCTCGCCCTCCTCGCTCTTTCTCGCCTTCTCCATTTCCATCCCTAAACCCAACAACAACCACAACCAGCAAACAGACTACTTCAGGGTCGTAACTTGAGCCATGGGCCTGGGCCTGGGCCTCATATCAACACAATAAAATTTTAAGTTTTGAACAAAAACtgattctttttttgttttaaagcgAAGTAATTCCAAACGGGCCTTAATGCATGAGGATAGAGAACCTAGAAATCTTTAGCAAGATGGGTCCACAAATCAATACTTTACCCAAAACCTGTCATTAGAGACATAATCAACATGAAGAATCTCTTTCAACCATAACTTGAGAGAGATTAATTTCATAGCGAATGCGGTTGCGGAAGTCGGTCATTCATTGCAAGCTGGTTGAGTTTGGGATAATGGATtgccattgacagccctacgaGCATTTAATTTCGATTTGTTTAGTTTTGAATGCCCAAGAGGCTTTTGCTTCTAATTTTGTGATGGTCTTTTcttatcaaaaagaaaaaaaatcaatacttTACACAATAGGAGaacataatttattttattcaataatattgcaGGAATGATATTCCAAAGCTAAACATAAACAACGAATTAAATTTCAGTACTTGTTTCACAACCAAGAGCCTCAGATAATGAATTGCTCGAACAATAATACTACATGAACCACTACTGTGTCATTGACACTACTAATCCTTCAACACAAGGATTTAAGCCGCTCACCATTTTTAAAGAGATTAAGCCTGCAAAAAACTCGCATACTTGGCACCTAGGAAAAGCCTCTGAATGCATAGCAGGGCATTTTTGGTAACCTCAGCACTCTCATGATTCATCAGTTTCATGACACGCTCCTTGGCCTTGAGGTCAGTTACTATGATTCTTCCAGCCGGATGGTGCTGGACGAACTGTGAGATATCAAAGCAAGCAACAGCCAAAGCCCTCGGATCACTGGTTGTGTCCAAAATAGTAATTAGCACTCTTAGAATCTGCAAGAGAAAAATCATGTATTAGTGTTCAGCAAGCCACCAGATTCTTCAAAAGTCTTTTTGAGACAGTTGACATCTGCAATTAATTTTAGCTTATCAGTAAACTAATAACGGTACTCATTATGTCAATTGTCAAAGACATGTCCTATGAGTGATACCCCAAGAGTGCCTAGTGaaaattctaatttttctttcttatgaCGCGAAGAGGCCAAAAATACCTGAAAGTCGTTCTCCTCAAAGTTGGTAATATTGTCACGCCAGAATATTGCATCTTTGTGCATGGGTGACCAATCAAGATGGCCAAGGAGGACTTCTTGCTTATATTTATCAAAAGAACTTAATTTCTTGATGTTATCCTTCAAACCCTCTTCCAATTGATTTAATCCCTCCAGGAGATCCTACAAGAAACTTCAATTAGCAAATTTAATGTAATACAGGTAAGAAAGGTGAGGAGGGACAAGAGGGAAAGAATTACAGAGGGAACTGGAAAGAGGACGAGGATACAGAATTAAATGGATGTGGTTAGAAATGATTATGATTAGAAATATTAATCAATGTatagaagaacaaaaagaatgAATAAAGAAGCACTTGATCAATGTGAAGCAGATATGTAAAAATCAGCAGCTGCTAACAACATCCCTTCATTTTACTCAGTCTCACCAAGTAATATTTAAGCTATCAGCACCAGAATAAGCATACAACCTTCTAACTCACCTCATCACTCCATGCTTGTGCTTTCAAACTCTGAACAATTTGAGGCAGTCCAAGGTCCACCATTTGAGCACCAAATGTCCCTTTGGAAAGCAAGTTCCTCAGGGTCAAAACAACAACTCTGACAACCTACCAGAAGTTACCAAACCCATATTAATAATTAAGAGATGCATATAACATGTATTCCTCTGATAAGACAAACATTGCTCATATTCACAAGGACACAGTTGGCGATGGCAGTGAATGGTAATGTTTTCTCTCAATAGCTGTTTAACATCAGAAGAATAAACAATGACTACACAGTCCCCTGACTACTGAGTATGCACAAATTACCCTCCATATGAAAATTCTACCAACCGAAAAGGCAATATCCTCACCTTCTCCTTTGTCGAACTCCTGATAACTTCTATGAGTCGGGGAAGTGTTCTAGAAGTAGCCAGGTACTCAATTGCAGGTTCATAATAGGACAGGAGCCAGACACATAGACATGTTTCATACAGAAGCTGTTTCGTACATGGTCAATATTAGATCACGAAGTGAAGACAGTAATATAAAAAGCAAGCGACTAGTTTCATAACTCAGAGTATCAAAGCTTGCATGACAAGTATGATAGCATGCATTAGGTGCCTATTTGGCCTGCCAACTGACAGAAAATGGGGGACTTGGGTGTAAATAGATGGTTTATTCCTTGTCCAGCTGCTAAAATACAACAATCTTTACCTGCATAGATTGTTGGGTGGAAGCCGGAGAAATTAATGGAACAAGTAACTTCACCCCATCTGCTTGAACAAAAGAAGATCTAACCACAGGTTCCTTTAGTAAGGTTGCAAGGCAATTGATGGCAGTTGGGATGCCACGACTAGGATGGGAGGGCTTCTTCAGCTGCAAATTACAAATAGCATCAGGAACATCGTTTGATAACCAAATATTATCTAATGTAATAACTACCAAGTGATAACTGATATCATCAGAATAACTGATTGAATTGGAGGGCTTATTGAATGCATGACACAGTCAATCACGAAGCAAAATGATTACACAGGTATACAATTTAAGTTTTCTCCAATACAATATCAGAGCAATAGTTGTTTGATTAAACATTCTGTAAAATCGACTTGTTAAAGAAAGAACTATACTTTTCATAGCATCTAAAGAATCACGCCAAAAAAAGAACAACGTATGTGATTCTTAACAACGTGGCCATGCGGTATATTTGAAGTTCCCTTCTATTGTTATAGTAGACAAAGCTGAAAGATATATACATCTTTGTTACTTAAAAGTTAACAGCAAGATAGACGTTCCCCATGCCAATAACCTTTGACCTAAATGGCAACTCCTCTAATCATATACACAAGGTTGTGTGTAAGGTTGCCAGTTTGATACCCCATGTGCTAACCAACACCACAACAACTGCTAAAAGATTAAATTTTGCAGGCATCCAAAATGACAAAGCTCATCCAGTTGCATTAAATAGATATGACCTAAAGCTGAAGCATACCTGTGCACAAAGCCATTCTACCAATCCTTTCAACACATCATCAATGGTAGTGATTTTACTCTTTGAATTTGAGGCTTCTCCATTTGCAACAGTTCCTTGGGGTTTAAGCCGGGCACTATATCAACATAGAACGATCAAGACAAGTTTAAGTAGGGAGATCATACAAGAAACTTATAAAAGTATATTTGATTGCATTTTGTGAAGTATCATGTTTGAAGTACCTCACTACTAAAGCAAGTATCTTACAGCTCTTCTCTTGTATGAACCAATTACCCTTCCAAAGCAATCTGAAAAGAAACTCAATGCAATAATTTTACACTGGCCAGAAATATTAACTCAAACTAACGTTGAATTTTCAAATATAGACTGACCTTAAGAAAGGCTCATAGACATCTTTATCGACAAGAGAAGTATCATGGAACAATTTTGCTCTTTTTGGGTTGGCTGGGAAGAAAAGAGGGAGGTTACTTGAGTTGAATAAATGAGGATGCattcaaaaacccaaaaaaaacttGCAGTTACCTGTAAGCATTTCATCAACTAAAGCAAGGACGTATTCTACTGTTTCTTCCTTGAAAATATCACGTAGAATGCCAACAAACACTTGAACATAAGCTGGGCCATCCTGTCACACAGTTGAACCATTGCGAGATAAACAGAATCGAAATGCGGGTCGAAGCACAAAGAGGAGGAGATAGGCATAAAATTGTAAATCTAAAGAGAGAGCAAAATGAGAATTCATACATCATCAAGCAACTGTGATCTGTAAGTCTCGGATCTTTTGTCATAACGGCGTAAGAGCTGAAGGCAGGTTCCAGTGATGAGCTTAGTGGTCATGTATTGCTCCCATGGGATGTCTCTTTTCAAAACCTTGATTCAATTACACACACACAAGTCATGTCAATCAGAGTACGTAAAACACAAAATCTAATCTGaagcaaaaaaaatttgagggcaTAAGAAATC
This portion of the Rosa chinensis cultivar Old Blush chromosome 1, RchiOBHm-V2, whole genome shotgun sequence genome encodes:
- the LOC112185711 gene encoding V-type proton ATPase subunit H; the encoded protein is MDHAELTTEQVLKRDIPWEQYMTTKLITGTCLQLLRRYDKRSETYRSQLLDDDGPAYVQVFVGILRDIFKEETVEYVLALVDEMLTANPKRAKLFHDTSLVDKDVYEPFLRLLWKGNWFIQEKSCKILALVVSARLKPQGTVANGEASNSKSKITTIDDVLKGLVEWLCAQLKKPSHPSRGIPTAINCLATLLKEPVVRSSFVQADGVKLLVPLISPASTQQSMQLLYETCLCVWLLSYYEPAIEYLATSRTLPRLIEVIRSSTKEKVVRVVVLTLRNLLSKGTFGAQMVDLGLPQIVQSLKAQAWSDEDLLEGLNQLEEGLKDNIKKLSSFDKYKQEVLLGHLDWSPMHKDAIFWRDNITNFEENDFQILRVLITILDTTSDPRALAVACFDISQFVQHHPAGRIIVTDLKAKERVMKLMNHESAEVTKNALLCIQRLFLGAKYASFLQA
- the LOC112186316 gene encoding uncharacterized protein LOC112186316; translated protein: MEMEKARKSEEGEKICRRCKQSYSPSSNTTSSCRFHPSFFVCRRHDDQKRYYELGPEDPPYAAKFYDCCGAEDPEASGCTTSFHVSYDDD